A window from Myripristis murdjan chromosome 11, fMyrMur1.1, whole genome shotgun sequence encodes these proteins:
- the fbxl2 gene encoding F-box/LRR-repeat protein 2 isoform X2 — protein MNGITKGRFEVFSNSDEAPINKKLPKELLLRIFSYLDVVTLCRCAQVSKAWNVLALDGSNWQKIDLFNFQTDIEGRVVENISKRCGGFLRQLSLRGCLSVGDASMKTFAQNCRNIEVLNLNGCTKITDSTCLSLSKFCSKLKHLDLTSCVSVSNHSLKALSDGCRMLEMLNLSWCDQITRDGIEALARGCIGLRALFLRGCTQLDDGALKHLQKHCPELTTINMQSCTITDEGLVSLCRGCHKLQILCVSGCSNITDASLTALGLNCPRLKILEAARCSHVTDAGFTVLARNCHELEKMDLEECILVTDNTLVQLSIHCPRLQALSLSHCELITDDGIRALSSSACGQERLTVVELDNCPLITDVTLEHLKSCHRLERIELYDCQQVTRAGIKRIRAHLPEIKVHAYFAPVTPPPSVHGGGQRLCRCCIIL, from the exons ATGAACGGCATCACCAAGGGCCGGTTCGAG GTTTTCTCAAACAGTGATGAAGCCCCCATTAACAAGAAGCTGCCCAAAGAGCTTCTGCTTAG AATATTCTCCTATCTAGACGTGGTTACACTCTGTAGGTGTGCTCAAGTATCCAAG GCGTGGAATGTTCTGGCCTTAGATGGCAGCAACTGGCAGAAGATCGACTTGTTCAACTTTCAGACAGACATAGAG gGGCGGGTGGTGGAGAACATCTCCAAGCGGTGTGGAGGCTTCCTCAGGCAGCTGAGCCTTAGGGGCTGTCTGAGTGTGGGAGACGCATCCATGAA GACGTTTGCTCAGAACTGCAGAAACATTGAGGTTTTGAACCTGAATGGCTGCACCAAGATTACAGACAGCACCTGCCTCAGCCTCAGCAAGTTCTGCTCCAAGCTCAAACACCTGGATCTcacctcctgtgtgtctgtcagcaaCCACTCCCTCAAGGCCCTCAG TGATGGCTGCCGAATGCTGGAGATGCTAAACCTGTCGTGGTGCGACCAGATCACACGTGATGGCATTGAGGCTCTGGCTAGAGGCTGCATTGGTTTACGAGCGTTGTTCCTCCGAGGCTGCACACAG ttgGACGATGGAGCATTGAAGCACCTGCAGAAACACTGCCCAGAACTCACCACCATCAATATGCAGTCTTGCACA ATAACAGATGAAGGCCTGGTCAGCCTGTGTCGGGGTTGTCATAAGCTGCAGATCCTCTGTGTGTCCGGCTGCAGTAACATCACTGATGCCTCCCTCACTGCACTGGGACTCAACTGTCCCCGACTCAA aaTCCTAGAGGCTGCACGATGCTCCCATGTGACAGATGCTGGGTTCACTGTGCTGGCCAGG aATTGCCATGAGCTTGAAAAAATGGACCTAGAAGAATGTATTTTG GTGACTGATAACACCCTGGTTCAGCTCTCCATCCACTGCCCTCGCCTGCAAGCGCTG TCCCTGTCCCACTGCGAGTTGATCACAGACGACGGCATCAGAGCTCTGAGCAGCAGTGCCTGTGGGCAGGAGCGCCTCACGGTGGTGGAGCTCGACAACTGCCCCCTGATCACCGACGTGACTCTGGAGCACCTTAAGAGCTGCCATCGCCTGGAGCGCATCGAGCTCTACGACTGCCAGCAGGTCACCAGGGCTGGCATCAAACGCATCCGG GCCCACCTCCCAGAGATTAAGGTCCATGCCTATTTTGCCCCAGTGACACCCCCGCCCTCTGTGCATGGAGGCGGCCAGCGTCTGTGCCGCTGCTGCATCATCCTCTGA
- the susd5 gene encoding sushi domain-containing protein 5, producing MLGRYHQNFVLSSLFGCLACLVVASVVSADGRLFLLDLRNSSDLQSFRDAERACATQHARLASAEELHHAVVECSFSACTRGWLYGGTVGTTVCNIVGSTLKAVDVKTENATEDTTHLDAFCVKDKDVPCGDPPSFPNTRLQGHTGFEMGDELLYTCVPGYVMPSGHNAFSLLCDSCGEWYGLVQICVKDETEAHVDYEDKFTDAYGEPEDHNKKGRPEEAHGEVYEEVHGMAHTEEKRGQEQEDNYSVEAGEEHQDQQGEEEAGGEEISVDEEEGGKVEGAVKEGEGEEDLAVEDSTAHPGWEQEREGVTRTEAPVSLLSQKHLFWFPSEAFQDEGHPAPTDPITQTASEGENRVRASGAQSEESREYDSQEAHYQHPVDPDHEQHSYGDHDSHHDDRDDHDDSHHDDRDDHLKHYIPAQRNDLDKHSRYGDHDGHNDHYDMGEHEDERDRVHYGSQGEYDDQDESYSEDHDRGSYTDHDDVTEDHDDTDREHPDGSEEHPDHDDHDDGEKHYGLGGEEDSRDRYDEYDHSDHEHDDHDSYESHHNHYGHDDDSDGDGHQHVVFSVGTDERQNFTLERAGGKPTATTDETWLDGYPVIPEEADKGGSTEEEGGPEDHEREIIVGVTDRPNDLEMSSSIPYTSFPEATVSATMEPNSEQDRVEGVWPHLHASSPTPVSTEPSDSPSYLDTEDYDTQHVTPTSSWVEDATEHPFLDHGPAPPMHDDDIITGTRGMEGHTEHNLTGQVGERGEVEGEMGETMCNGDDCPPHPPTSSSRGPTVAAIIVAVCAVATAVIVGAWCYRRRQQKSSVYEMNGKGQSQSRHGQQIEMQQKV from the exons atgctgggaCGTTATCACCAAAATTTTGTTCTGTCATCCCTGTTTGGATGCTTGGCTTGTCTTGTCGTGGCCTCTGTCGTTAGTGCAGACG GTCGGCTTTTCCTGTTGGACCTGAGGAACTCCTCTGACCTCCAGAGTTTCAGAGATGCTGAGCGGGCTTGTGCCACCCAGCATGCCCGCTTGGCATCAGCAGAGGAGCTCCATCATGCTGTGGTAGAGTGCTCGTTCTCTGCATGCACCCGTGGGTGGCTTTACGGGGGCACAGTGGG GACTACTGTGTGTAATATTGTGGGCAGCACACTGAAAGCTGTagatgtgaaaacagaaaatgccaCAGAGGACACCACGCACCTGGACGCCTTCTGTGTCAAAGACAAGG ATGTGCCTTGTGGCGACCCTCCATCCTTTCCAAACACACGCCTCCAGGGGCACACAGGATTTGAGATGGGCGATGAGCTGCTGTACACGTGTGTGCCAGGTTACGTCATGCCCAGTGGGCACAATGCCTTCAGCCTCCTGTGTGACAGCTGTGGAGAGTGGTATGGACTAGTGCAGATTTGTGTCAAAG ATGAGACTGAAGCTCATGTAGACTATGAGGACAAGTTCACAGATGCCTACGGTGAGCCAGAGGACCACAACAAGAAGGGGAGACCAGAGGAGGCTCATGGTGAGGTGTACGAGGAGGTGCATGGAAtggcacacacagaggagaagaggggtcAGGAGCAGGAGGACAACTACAGTGTAGAAGCAGGAGAAGAACATCAGGACcaacagggagaggaggaggcaggaggagaggagatttcTGTGGATGAGGAAGAGGGTGGGAAAGTGGAGGGAGCTGTGAaagagggggaaggggaggaggatcTGGCTGTTGAGGACTCTACAGCACATCCAGGGtgggagcaggagagggagggggtgacAAGAACAGAAGCACCCGTCTCACTGCTCTCCCAGAAACACCTCTTCTGGTTCCCTTCTGAAGCCTTCCAGGATGAGGGACATCCTGCCCCCACCGATCCAATCACACAGACCGCCTCTGAGGGTGAGAACCGAGTCAGAGCCTCAGGCGCCCAATCAGAGGAGAGTAGAGAGTACGACAGCCAAGAAGCTCACTACCAGCATCCTGTTGATCCTGATCACGAGCAGCACAGCTATGGTGATCATGACAGCCACCATGACGACCGGGATGACCATGACGACAGCCACCATGATGACCGAGATGATCATTTGAAGCATTACATTCCAGCTCAACGCAACGACCTGGACAAGCACAGTCGCTATGGAGATCACGACGGCCATAATGACCACTATGACATGGGCGAACATGAAGATGAGCGGGATCGCGTTCACTACGGCAGCCAGGGGGAATATGATGATCAAGATGAGAGTTACAGTGAAGATCATGACCGTGGCAGCTATACTGACCATGACGATGTGACTGAAGACCatgatgacacagacagagaacatCCAGACGGCTCAGAGGAACATCCAGACCACGATGACCATGATGATGGTGAGAAACACTATGGCCTGGGTGGAGAGGAAGACAGTAGAGACCGTTACGATGAGTACGATCACAGTGATCATGAACATGATGATCACGACAGCTATGAAAGCCATCACAACCATTATGGCCATGACGATGATAGTGATGGTGACGGTCATCAGCATGTGGTCTTTTCTGTGGGCACAGATGAACGACAGAATTTCACCCTTGAGCGAGCAGGCGGAAAACCTACAGCCACTACAGATGAGACCTGGTTGGACGGCTACCCTGTCATTCCAGAAGAGGCGGATAAAGGCGGCTCcacagaagaggaggggggacCAGAGGATCATGAGAGAGAAATTATTGTTGGGGTGACAGACAGACCGAATGATTTGGAAATGAGTAGCTCCATCCCTTACACCAGCTTCCCAGAGGCCACTGTGTCCGCCACCATGGAGCCCAACTCTGAGCAGGACCGAGTTGAAGGTGTTTGGCCACACCTCCATGCCTCTTCTCCCACCCCTGTCAGCACCGAGCCCTCAGACTCCCCCTCATACCTCGACACCGAGGACTACGACACACAACATGTAACTCCCACCAGTTCCTGGGTGGAGGATGCTACCGAGCACCCCTTCCTTGATCACGGCCCTGCCCCACCCATGCAcgatgatgacatcatcactgggACCAGAGGAATGGAGGGGCACACTGAGCACAACCTGACTGGTCAGGTCGGGGAGAGGGgcgaggtggagggagagatgggtgAGACTATGTGTAACGGTGATGACTGCCCGCCCCATCCTCCCACTTCCTCCAGCCGAGGTCCCACAGTGGCGGCCATCATTGTGGCGGTGTGTGCGGTTGCCACGGCAGTCATCGTCGGGGCATGGTGTTACCGGCGGCGACAGCAGAAGAGCTCTGTGTACGAGATGAACGGGAAGGGCCAAAGTCAGAGCAGACATGGCCAACAGATAGAGATGCAGCAGAAGGTgtaa
- the fbxl2 gene encoding F-box/LRR-repeat protein 2 isoform X1, translating into MNGITKGRFEVFSNSDEAPINKKLPKELLLRIFSYLDVVTLCRCAQVSKAWNVLALDGSNWQKIDLFNFQTDIEGRVVENISKRCGGFLRQLSLRGCLSVGDASMKTFAQNCRNIEVLNLNGCTKITDSTCLSLSKFCSKLKHLDLTSCVSVSNHSLKALSDGCRMLEMLNLSWCDQITRDGIEALARGCIGLRALFLRGCTQLDDGALKHLQKHCPELTTINMQSCTQITDEGLVSLCRGCHKLQILCVSGCSNITDASLTALGLNCPRLKILEAARCSHVTDAGFTVLARNCHELEKMDLEECILVTDNTLVQLSIHCPRLQALSLSHCELITDDGIRALSSSACGQERLTVVELDNCPLITDVTLEHLKSCHRLERIELYDCQQVTRAGIKRIRAHLPEIKVHAYFAPVTPPPSVHGGGQRLCRCCIIL; encoded by the exons ATGAACGGCATCACCAAGGGCCGGTTCGAG GTTTTCTCAAACAGTGATGAAGCCCCCATTAACAAGAAGCTGCCCAAAGAGCTTCTGCTTAG AATATTCTCCTATCTAGACGTGGTTACACTCTGTAGGTGTGCTCAAGTATCCAAG GCGTGGAATGTTCTGGCCTTAGATGGCAGCAACTGGCAGAAGATCGACTTGTTCAACTTTCAGACAGACATAGAG gGGCGGGTGGTGGAGAACATCTCCAAGCGGTGTGGAGGCTTCCTCAGGCAGCTGAGCCTTAGGGGCTGTCTGAGTGTGGGAGACGCATCCATGAA GACGTTTGCTCAGAACTGCAGAAACATTGAGGTTTTGAACCTGAATGGCTGCACCAAGATTACAGACAGCACCTGCCTCAGCCTCAGCAAGTTCTGCTCCAAGCTCAAACACCTGGATCTcacctcctgtgtgtctgtcagcaaCCACTCCCTCAAGGCCCTCAG TGATGGCTGCCGAATGCTGGAGATGCTAAACCTGTCGTGGTGCGACCAGATCACACGTGATGGCATTGAGGCTCTGGCTAGAGGCTGCATTGGTTTACGAGCGTTGTTCCTCCGAGGCTGCACACAG ttgGACGATGGAGCATTGAAGCACCTGCAGAAACACTGCCCAGAACTCACCACCATCAATATGCAGTCTTGCACA CAGATAACAGATGAAGGCCTGGTCAGCCTGTGTCGGGGTTGTCATAAGCTGCAGATCCTCTGTGTGTCCGGCTGCAGTAACATCACTGATGCCTCCCTCACTGCACTGGGACTCAACTGTCCCCGACTCAA aaTCCTAGAGGCTGCACGATGCTCCCATGTGACAGATGCTGGGTTCACTGTGCTGGCCAGG aATTGCCATGAGCTTGAAAAAATGGACCTAGAAGAATGTATTTTG GTGACTGATAACACCCTGGTTCAGCTCTCCATCCACTGCCCTCGCCTGCAAGCGCTG TCCCTGTCCCACTGCGAGTTGATCACAGACGACGGCATCAGAGCTCTGAGCAGCAGTGCCTGTGGGCAGGAGCGCCTCACGGTGGTGGAGCTCGACAACTGCCCCCTGATCACCGACGTGACTCTGGAGCACCTTAAGAGCTGCCATCGCCTGGAGCGCATCGAGCTCTACGACTGCCAGCAGGTCACCAGGGCTGGCATCAAACGCATCCGG GCCCACCTCCCAGAGATTAAGGTCCATGCCTATTTTGCCCCAGTGACACCCCCGCCCTCTGTGCATGGAGGCGGCCAGCGTCTGTGCCGCTGCTGCATCATCCTCTGA